The genomic region TCTTGCGTTTGACCTCGGCATCCTGATTCGCGTAATCGAGCAGCGCCTTGGGATGCACGCCGATATGGCTTGCGATGATCATTTCCAGACGCGCGAGGCCGATGCCGGCATTCGGCAACATCGCGAAATCGAAGGCGCGCTCCGGGTTCGCCACGTTCATCATGATCTTCAGCGGCGCTGGCGGCATATTGTCCAGATCGGTGACGATGCGCTCGAACGGCAGCAGGCCTGCGTAAATGAAGCCGGTGTCGCCTTCTGCGCAGCTCACCGTCACTTCATGGCCATCGACGATGGTGTCCAGCGCATTGCCGGTGCCGACCACGGCGGGAACGCCGAGCTCGCGCGCGATGATCGCGGCGTGGCAGGTGCGGCCACCGCGATTGGTGACGATGGCCGAGGCGCGCTTCATCACCGGCTCCCAGTCGGGATCGGTCATGTCGGCGATCAGCACATCGCCGGGCTGCACGCGGTTCATGTCCGCGAGCGAGCGCACCACGCGGGCGACGCCGCTGCCGATCTTGTGACCGATCGCACGGCCTTCGCAGACCACGTCGCCGCGACGGCCGAGGCTGTAGCGTTCGATCTGGGTGGCGTGCGCGCGCGACTTCACGGTTTCCGGGCGCGCCTGCACGACGAAGAGCTTGCCGGTGATGCCGTCCTTCGCCCACTCGATATCCATCGGCCGGCCGTAGTGTTCCTCGATGGTCAGCGCCTGCCGCGACAGTTCCTGCACGTCTTCGTCGGTGATCGAGAACGCATTGCGCAGTTCGGTCGGCGTGTCTTCGTTGCGCACGCGCTCGCCGGGCTTGTCGGAATAGACCATGCGGATCTGTTTGGCGCCCATCGAACGGCGCAGGATCGCCGGCTTGCCCGCGCGCAGGGTCGGCTTGTAGACATAGAATTCGTCGGGATTCACCGCGCCCTGGACCACGTTCTCGCCCAGGCCGTAGCTTGCGGTGACGAACACCACGTCGCGGAAACCGGATTCGGTGTCGAGGGTGAACAGCACGCCGGACGAACCGACATCCGAGCGCACCATCAGCTGCACGCCGGCCGAGAGGAATACATCCTCGTGCTTGAAGCCGTGATGCACCCGGTAGGCGATCGCCCGGTCGTTGTAGAGGCTGGCGAACACTTCCTTGACCTTTCGCACCACATCGTCGGCGCCGGTCACGTTGAGGAAGGTTTCCTGCTGGCCGGCGAACGAGGCGTCGGGCAGGTCTTCAGCGGTGGCCGAAGAGCGCACGGCGACCGCGATTTCCGAGCCGCCGTTGTCGGTGCAGAGCTGCGCGTAGGCGCTGCGGATATCGGAGTCGAGCTGCAGCTGCAGCGGCGCATCGATCACCCATCCACGGATTTCGGCGCCGGCGGCGTTCAGTGCGTGCACGTCTTCGACATCCAACGTCGCCAGACGGTCGAAGATCCGCTGATGCAGCGTGTTGTGGGCGATGAAGTCCTTGAACGCCTCGGCGGTGGTGGCGAAGCCGCCCGGTACCGACACCCCCAGCCCGGCCAAGTGGCAGATCATCTCGCCGAGGGAAGAATTCTTGCCGCCGACGCGGGCAAGGTCGGACAGCCGCAGCGCGTGCAGCCAGAGGATGTTGTCGTTCAAGGCGTGAAGTCTCCGAAGAGGACGCGGCGTGGGGCCGGGAAAGCGGATATTTTAAGCCATCGCCGGACATTGCCGGGCCTGTGTTGTGACCGCAATCGTAGTCGCGGGGCTCGAGCTGCAACGTTCACAGTCAAAAAATGCTTTGTAAATCAATCGATTGATCGGAAAACACCGCGCATGTCATCCATTCGTCCAGTGTTCTATGTTTCAGACGGCACCGGCATCACCGCCGAGACCATCGGCCACAGCCTGCTGACCCAGTTCACGGGTACGGACTTCCGCACGGACCGGTTGCCGTTCGTGGACACCGCGGAAAAGGCGGTGGAAGCAGCGGCCCGTATCCGCGCCGCCGGAGAGGCTGTCGGTGGCCGGCCGATCGTCATCAATTCCTGCGTCGACGCCAGTCTCAGCGCGGTGTTGGCGGAGAGCGGGGCGCTGATGCTGGACGTGTTCGCGCCGTTCATCGCGCCGCTGGAGCGCGAACTGGGCCAGCAGCGCCAGTCGCGGGTGGGGCAGGCGCATGGCATGGTCGATTTCGAGACCTACCACCGCCGCATCAACGCGATGAACTTCGCGCTGACCCACGACGACGGCATCGCCACCAATTACGACGAGGCGGATGTGATCCTGGTTGCGGTCTCGCGCGCCGGCAAGACCCCGACCTGCATCTATCTGGCGATGCATCACGGCGTGAAGGCTGCGAATTACCCGCTGACCGACGAGGACCTGGAGCACGATCGCCTGCCGCCGCGACTGCGTCAGCACCGCGCCAAACTGTTCGGGCTGACCATCGATCCGGTGCGGCTGCAGCAGATCCGCCAGGAACGTCGCGCCAATTCGCGTTACGCCCAGTTGGAAACCTGCAAGCGCGAAGTCGCGGCGGCGGAGGCGATGCTGCGCGCCGAACGCATCGCCACGCTCAGCACCACGCACACCTCGATCGAAGAGATCGCGAGCAAAGTGATGTCGACCCTGGGGATCCAACGCGAGATGTATTGAATGCGGCCGGTCGGAAATGCATGCGCCACCGGCACCAGTCGCGTACGGATTCAGCAACAATTATCAGCACATGCGAGCCTGCGACGCTCGCACTACCCGATGCTGACCGCCGTGGAGCAGTCGGCCTCGCGCATATGCTGATGCCGGCGCGCCGGATCCGTGCAGTTGATCGCAGTGAAGCGCGGTCCCAGTGCCCGGAAAACGGCTCAGCGCGTCGATGGCCGTTCCCATGTCGTGGGCAGGGGTGTTGCCCTTCAGGCTCGAAAGCCGCCACCGGAAGAACCACGGGGTGGTCGGAGATCGCGCGAAATGGCGGAGGATGCGCATCGGGCGATGTGTCCCGATTGGTGTCCTGTACCCAAAGTCATGCTCTGAAAAAGGAAAACCCCTGACGGGTCAGGGGTTTGCGTGATCTGGCGGAGAGAGGGGGATTCGAACCCCCGAAGCGCGGTTTAGACGCTTACACACTTTCCAGGCGTGCTCCTTCAACCACTCGGACACCTCTCCGTTTCCACCCCGATTCCGGCGTCCAGCCGTGTTCAGGACCGCCGATTCTATCCGGCCTGCGGTCCTTGGACAAGGAAGCCCTCGGCTTGCGTCGGCCGAACCGTCGCGCGTGGCAGAATGTACCGATGTCCTATCTCGTCCTCGCCCGCAAGTGGCGCCCCAAGCGTTTCGCCGAACTGGTCGGGCAGGAGCATGTCGTCCGTGCGCTCACCAATGCGCTCGACACTGGCCGTGTGCACCATGCTTTCCTGTTCACCGGCACACGCGGGGTGGGCAAGACCACGATCGCCCGGATCTTCGCGAAATCGCTGAACTGCGAGCGCGGCACGTCGGCGGAGCCCTGCGGCGAGTGCAATTCCTGCCGCGATATCGACGCCGGGCGGTTCATCGACCTGCTCGAGATCGACGCCGCGAGCAACACCGGCGTGGACGATGTGCGCGAGGTGATCGACAACGCCCAGTACATGCCATCGCGCGGCCGGGTGAAGGTCTATCTGATCGACGAAGTGCACATGCTCTCGAAATCGGCCTTCAATGCGCTGTTGAAGACGCTGGAAGAGCCGCCGGGGCACGTCAAATTCCTGCTCGCGACCACCGACCCGCAGAAACTGCCGGTCACCGTGCTGTCGCGCTGCCTGCAATTCAATCTGAAACGGCTGGAAGAGCCCCAGATCCAAGGGCAGATCGCGAAGATTCTCGAAGCGGAAGGCATCCCGGCCGAGGCCGGCGCGATCCGCCAGTTGTCCAAGGCCGCCGACGGCAGCCTGCGCGATGGTCTGTCGCTGCTCGATCAGGCCATCGCTTACACCGGCGCAAGCAACGGCGGCTCCGCGCTCACCGATGCCGGCGTTGCGACCATGCTCGGAACGGTCGACCGCATGCGCGTCGGTGCAGTGCTGAACGCGCTTGCGGATGGCGACGGCGAGAATCTCCTGGCGGAGATCGCTGCGTTGGCCGATTTTTCGCCGGACTGGGCCGGGGTGATCGATGCCATCGCCGAGGCCTTGCACCGGGTGCAGGTGCGGCAACTGGTGCCTTCGGCTGAAATCGAGGCCGATGGCGTCGACATCGACGCACTCGCTGCCAAGTTGCGGCCGGAAGTCGTGCAGTTGTGGTACCAGATGGCGCTGCACGGTCGCCGTGACCTGGGGCTGGCGCCCAGTCCGCGTGGTGGATTCGAGATGACCGCACTGCGGATGCTGGCGTTCCGTCCCGCCGAAGCGGGTGCGGCGACAGTCGGCGCACCGGCAACGACAATTGCCCGCGGCCCCGAAGCGGCACGTGCGGCGCTGGATGCGTCCGCGCAACGTCCACAGACCACTGCCCCTGCGGCGCCGGCCCGGGCGCCGCTGCCAGCGACTTTCGATCCACCGCCGATACGATCCTCACCGGTTGCCGTTGAGCCTTCAGTTCCGGCGATGCCTGTTGCGGCGCCAATGATCGAGATCGACAACGACCGTTGGCTCGACCTGCTTGCCAACAGCGGCCTGCGCGGACCTGCGCGCGAACTCGCTGCCCATGCCGCGTTCTCCGGTTATGCGGATGGCGTGCTGCGGCTGTCGCTGTCGGCCGACGACGATCATCTGCGCAGCCCGTCTCTGGTCAAGGCGCTGACCGATACGATCAGCGCGCAACTCGGCGGCATGGTGCAGCTGAAATTCGACAACGCCAAACCGGCCAACGCCGAAACCCTGCATCAGCGCGTCGAACGTCAGCGCGACGCCAAGCAGACCGTCGCCGAAGAACAATTCATGGCCCATCCCGACGTGCAGCGGTTGATGAGCCAACAGGGTGCGAAACTCGTGCCCGATTCCATCCGTCCATTCGAAGACTGAACCCGAGAGATCGCACCCATGCGTGGAAATATCGCCCAATTGATGCAACAGGCGCAGAAGATGCAGGAAAACATGCAGCGCGCCCAGGAAGAACTCGCCAAGCTCGAAGTCACCGGCAGCGCCGGCGGCGGCATGGTCAGCGTGACGCTGACCGGCCGCATGGAATGCCGCAGCGTGAAGATCGATCCCAGCGTGTTGTCCGATGCGGAAATGACCGAAGATCTGGTGGTCGCGGCGATCAACGACGCAGTGAACAAGGTCAATGCCGAATCGCAGGCCAAAATGTCCGGCGCGACGGCGGGCATGCCGATCCCGCCGGGGATGAAGATTCCGGGGATGTTCTGATTTGATGCCCGTCATTCCCGTGAACGCGGGAACCCAGCGTCTTTTGCCTGATCTTTTGAAAATCCCGATTGAAAGTCACTGGGTTCCCGCGTTCGCGGGAATGACGACGCGAAGATGACCGTATCCCTCCTCGAACAGCTGATCGACGCCTTCCGCATCCTGCCCGGGGTCGGCCAGAAAACCGCGCAGCGGATGGCCTATCACGTGCTGGAGCGCGATCGCGACGGCGGTCAGCGGCTTTCCGAAGCATTGGCTGCGGCGGTCGACCGCATCGGCCACTGCGCCCGCTGCCGCGATTTCAGCGAAGCCGAACTCTGCGCGACCTGCGCCAACGCTTCGCGCGATGCGCATCTGCTGTGCGCGGTGGAATCGCCGGCGGACAGACTTGTCATCGAACAGGCCACCGGTTATCGCGGTCTGTATTTCGTCCTGCAGGGCCGGCTCAGTCCGCTGGACGGTATCGGCCCGCGTGAGCTCGGTCTCGAAAAGCTTGCCGCGCGCTTTGCGGAAGGCGAGGTGCAGGAACTGGTGATCGCGACCAACCCGACGGTCGAAGGCGAAGCCACCGCGCATTACCTCGCGCAGCTCGCGCGCCAGCACAACGTCAAACCGACCCGGCTCGCGCACGGCGTTCCGCTGGGCGGTGAACTCGAATACGTCGATCGCGGCACCCTGTCGCATGCCTTCGGTACCCGCAGCGAAATGCCGGTGTGATCCAGATGCGCCTTTGTGGGAGCGACGGAAGTCGCGATGGCTCGCTGCAAGTCTTGACCAGCCATGCGGCTGTTGAAAGCCCGTAGCCTATCGCGACTTCCGTTCGCGACTTCCGTCGCCCCTGCAAAAGCGGATACCGTGCATACAATTCTTCAGGATTCAGGAGGCTCGCCATGTCGGACACCATCTTCCACAAGATCATCGACCGCCGGATCCCGGCGGATATCGTCTATGAAGACGAGCATCTCATCGCTTTCCGCGACATCGCGCCGCAGGCGCCGGTGCACGTGCTGTTCGTGCCCAAGGTGACCATTCCCACGCTCAACGATGTGCAGCCCGAACAGGCCGGGATCGTCGGCCGCCTCGCCATCGCCGCTGCGAATTACGCCAAAGCGCAGGGATTCGCCGAAGACGGCTACCGCATCGTGATGAACTGCAACGACCACGGCGGACAGACGGTGTTCCAGATCCATCTGCATCTGCTGGCGGGGGCGCCGTTGGGCAGGTTCGGATAAATTTGGAGCAGGCCGGATGAGTCGTCACCTCCGCGCGAGCCTTGCCGAGCAGACGCTTCGCATCGTCGAGGATCGTGGTTATGCCAATGCGTCTGGAATCCGGGTCGACCTTGGCGAGGCGATCGCGAATTGCCTCGATGCCACGCGCCTGCATGCCGCTGAAGACATTGCACGATTCCGTGAAGAACAACGGACGCAGAGCGGTGCCGGCCCGGATGCGGTCATGGATGTCGTCAATGAGACCACGCTGGCCGGTCTTGCTGCATTGTTGAAGGAGGATGACTCCCCGGTTGCAGTGCTGAATTTTGCTTCGGCGAAGCACCCTGGTGGCGGCTTTCTGGGCGGCAGTCAGGCCCAGGAAGAATCGCTGGCGCGGAGTTCTGCCCTTTATGCCTCACTGCTACGTGCGGAAGCGTTTTATCAGCGACATCGTGCGTCTTCGTCCTTGCTGTATTCGGATGCGATGATACTTTCGCCGGATTGCCCGGTGTTCCGCGACGATGCAGGTGCGCTTCTCGATGCACCCCGCATCGCAGGATTCATCACCAGCGCGGCGCCCAATGCCGGCGCCATCGCGATCAATCGCCCCGACGAGCTGCCGCTGATCGAAGAGACATTCATCGGCCGCGCGGAAGGCGTGCTCGCGCTTGCCGCCGCGCATGGTTATCGCCGCCTGGTGCTGGGTGCGTGGGGCTGCGGCGTCTTCCGCAACGATCCCATGATGGTCGCCCAAGTGTTTGCCCGGCATCTCAAGCGAGGCGCCTGGATGGAACGCTTCGATCGGGTGCGGTTCTCGGTGCTTGATACAGGGAAAGACGTCCGGACATTCGCGGCATTCGAGAATGCGTTGTCGCTGTGAAATCCGGATTGGAAAAACGCCCACGTATTGTTCCCGGAGAGGGCAAAACCTACCACTTCAGATCGCCCTGGACCACCGTGCACACCCGCCCCCCGGACCACACATCGCCAGCGTCGTCGACGGTGAGTTCGATGATCGCATCATGGCCGACTTCGCGACCCTGGCTGATGCGATAGAAGCCGCTGTCGCCGGGCAATGCGTTCTGCGACGCCAGCCATGCGGCGAGGGTGGCGTTGGCGGCGCCGGAAGCGGCGTCCTCGAACTGCGCGGGTGCGCCGACCCAGGCGCGGACGGCGAGGTAATAGACCGGGTCGTCGCTGCGCGCGTAGGCGCACAGGCCCATGCTTTCGGTCGATTGCGCGAGCGTCGAGATCGCCTCCCACGGGGGCGTTGCCGTGCGCAGCGCGGTTTCGCTCTCCAGTTCGGCCAGCCACCAGCGTCGGCCCCCGTCCATCAGCGCGGGCGGCAATACGCCCAGCGGAAGATCGCGCAGCACATCACGCAGGCGCGGGTCGTCCGCGTTGGCGATCTCGCGCACGCTGGCGCGTGGCG from Lysobacter sp. harbors:
- the ppsA gene encoding phosphoenolpyruvate synthase, with translation MNDNILWLHALRLSDLARVGGKNSSLGEMICHLAGLGVSVPGGFATTAEAFKDFIAHNTLHQRIFDRLATLDVEDVHALNAAGAEIRGWVIDAPLQLQLDSDIRSAYAQLCTDNGGSEIAVAVRSSATAEDLPDASFAGQQETFLNVTGADDVVRKVKEVFASLYNDRAIAYRVHHGFKHEDVFLSAGVQLMVRSDVGSSGVLFTLDTESGFRDVVFVTASYGLGENVVQGAVNPDEFYVYKPTLRAGKPAILRRSMGAKQIRMVYSDKPGERVRNEDTPTELRNAFSITDEDVQELSRQALTIEEHYGRPMDIEWAKDGITGKLFVVQARPETVKSRAHATQIERYSLGRRGDVVCEGRAIGHKIGSGVARVVRSLADMNRVQPGDVLIADMTDPDWEPVMKRASAIVTNRGGRTCHAAIIARELGVPAVVGTGNALDTIVDGHEVTVSCAEGDTGFIYAGLLPFERIVTDLDNMPPAPLKIMMNVANPERAFDFAMLPNAGIGLARLEMIIASHIGVHPKALLDYANQDAEVKRKIDAKMAGYASPVDFYVDRLAEGIATITASVAPNPVIVRLSDFKSNEYANLIGGARYEPHEENPMIGFRGASRYVDPSFRDAFALECRAVRKVRETMGLDNCWVMIPFVRTLGEGRKVIEVLKENGLEQGKAGLKIIMMCEVPSNALLADEFLDIFDGFSIGSNDMTQLTLGLDRDSAIVANLFDERDPAVKKMLSMAIQAAKRKGKYIGICGQGPSDHPDLAEWLMQEGIESVSLNPDTVVDTWLRLAKSKAG
- a CDS encoding kinase/pyrophosphorylase, coding for MSSIRPVFYVSDGTGITAETIGHSLLTQFTGTDFRTDRLPFVDTAEKAVEAAARIRAAGEAVGGRPIVINSCVDASLSAVLAESGALMLDVFAPFIAPLERELGQQRQSRVGQAHGMVDFETYHRRINAMNFALTHDDGIATNYDEADVILVAVSRAGKTPTCIYLAMHHGVKAANYPLTDEDLEHDRLPPRLRQHRAKLFGLTIDPVRLQQIRQERRANSRYAQLETCKREVAAAEAMLRAERIATLSTTHTSIEEIASKVMSTLGIQREMY
- the dnaX gene encoding DNA polymerase III subunit gamma/tau — translated: MSYLVLARKWRPKRFAELVGQEHVVRALTNALDTGRVHHAFLFTGTRGVGKTTIARIFAKSLNCERGTSAEPCGECNSCRDIDAGRFIDLLEIDAASNTGVDDVREVIDNAQYMPSRGRVKVYLIDEVHMLSKSAFNALLKTLEEPPGHVKFLLATTDPQKLPVTVLSRCLQFNLKRLEEPQIQGQIAKILEAEGIPAEAGAIRQLSKAADGSLRDGLSLLDQAIAYTGASNGGSALTDAGVATMLGTVDRMRVGAVLNALADGDGENLLAEIAALADFSPDWAGVIDAIAEALHRVQVRQLVPSAEIEADGVDIDALAAKLRPEVVQLWYQMALHGRRDLGLAPSPRGGFEMTALRMLAFRPAEAGAATVGAPATTIARGPEAARAALDASAQRPQTTAPAAPARAPLPATFDPPPIRSSPVAVEPSVPAMPVAAPMIEIDNDRWLDLLANSGLRGPARELAAHAAFSGYADGVLRLSLSADDDHLRSPSLVKALTDTISAQLGGMVQLKFDNAKPANAETLHQRVERQRDAKQTVAEEQFMAHPDVQRLMSQQGAKLVPDSIRPFED
- a CDS encoding YbaB/EbfC family nucleoid-associated protein, translated to MRGNIAQLMQQAQKMQENMQRAQEELAKLEVTGSAGGGMVSVTLTGRMECRSVKIDPSVLSDAEMTEDLVVAAINDAVNKVNAESQAKMSGATAGMPIPPGMKIPGMF
- the recR gene encoding recombination protein RecR, encoding MTVSLLEQLIDAFRILPGVGQKTAQRMAYHVLERDRDGGQRLSEALAAAVDRIGHCARCRDFSEAELCATCANASRDAHLLCAVESPADRLVIEQATGYRGLYFVLQGRLSPLDGIGPRELGLEKLAARFAEGEVQELVIATNPTVEGEATAHYLAQLARQHNVKPTRLAHGVPLGGELEYVDRGTLSHAFGTRSEMPV
- a CDS encoding histidine triad nucleotide-binding protein, translated to MSDTIFHKIIDRRIPADIVYEDEHLIAFRDIAPQAPVHVLFVPKVTIPTLNDVQPEQAGIVGRLAIAAANYAKAQGFAEDGYRIVMNCNDHGGQTVFQIHLHLLAGAPLGRFG
- a CDS encoding TIGR02452 family protein yields the protein MSRHLRASLAEQTLRIVEDRGYANASGIRVDLGEAIANCLDATRLHAAEDIARFREEQRTQSGAGPDAVMDVVNETTLAGLAALLKEDDSPVAVLNFASAKHPGGGFLGGSQAQEESLARSSALYASLLRAEAFYQRHRASSSLLYSDAMILSPDCPVFRDDAGALLDAPRIAGFITSAAPNAGAIAINRPDELPLIEETFIGRAEGVLALAAAHGYRRLVLGAWGCGVFRNDPMMVAQVFARHLKRGAWMERFDRVRFSVLDTGKDVRTFAAFENALSL
- a CDS encoding PhzF family phenazine biosynthesis protein; the encoded protein is MNARRYAQVDVFADRPGAGNPLAVVLDAEGLTDAQMQAIAKWTRLPETTFVLPAIDEDSSYRIRMFSPRREVPFAGHPSVGTAHAVLEAGLAAPRDGLLVQDGIAGKLPLRVTGEGPKRTIAVRTPRASVREIANADDPRLRDVLRDLPLGVLPPALMDGGRRWWLAELESETALRTATPPWEAISTLAQSTESMGLCAYARSDDPVYYLAVRAWVGAPAQFEDAASGAANATLAAWLASQNALPGDSGFYRISQGREVGHDAIIELTVDDAGDVWSGGRVCTVVQGDLKW